One genomic region from Rhizomicrobium palustre encodes:
- a CDS encoding Tim44/TimA family putative adaptor protein — protein MADSQLLTIVIIAAVAGIILFRLYTVLGRRTGNERPPGEGWRFGGMQPKAAENTNAPAQLNLPGADRPSDPVASGLFDIGLADRSFEKENFLKGAKSAYEMILMAFASGDKASLKPLLSDEVFQAFEGAISAREAAGQKANLTLVGFSDVKIIAASLKNNIAEITVAFGARLLSFTTDRDGTVVEGDAKEVKEVTDVWSFTRDVRLADPNWVLVATSSEPV, from the coding sequence ATGGCCGATTCCCAGTTGCTCACCATCGTTATCATCGCCGCGGTCGCCGGCATCATCCTGTTCCGCCTTTACACCGTTCTGGGGCGGCGGACGGGTAATGAGCGCCCCCCTGGCGAAGGCTGGCGCTTTGGCGGCATGCAGCCCAAGGCGGCGGAAAACACCAACGCTCCTGCTCAGCTCAATCTTCCGGGGGCGGATCGCCCCTCCGATCCGGTGGCGTCGGGCCTCTTCGATATCGGTCTCGCCGATCGCAGTTTCGAGAAAGAGAATTTCCTCAAGGGCGCCAAATCCGCCTACGAGATGATCCTGATGGCCTTCGCCTCGGGCGATAAGGCGAGTCTGAAGCCGCTCTTAAGCGACGAAGTCTTTCAGGCTTTCGAAGGCGCCATCTCGGCGCGCGAGGCAGCCGGGCAAAAAGCCAATCTCACCCTGGTCGGCTTCTCTGATGTGAAGATCATCGCCGCCAGCCTGAAGAACAATATCGCCGAAATCACCGTCGCCTTCGGGGCGCGCCTGTTGAGCTTCACCACTGACCGCGACGGCACTGTGGTGGAAGGCGATGCCAAAGAGGTGAAAGAGGTCACAGACGTGTGGAGCTTCACCCGCGATGTGCGCCTGGCCGATCCCAATTGGGTGCTGGTGGCGACCTCGAGCGAGCCGGTCTGA
- the secB gene encoding protein-export chaperone SecB encodes MADELPPDSAANGLDTDAPRVQVIGQFIKDLSFENPGIFAGQNARPQIELNVDLQARQVDTEVFEVELKLRVSAKNEERALFLLELVYGGLFQLHNIPDEVRQQVLLIEAPHVLFPFARRIVADVVRDGGMPPLMIEPIDFAALYRSKLAQMQQAPVAQA; translated from the coding sequence ATGGCCGACGAACTCCCCCCGGATAGCGCAGCGAACGGTTTGGACACGGATGCCCCGCGCGTCCAGGTTATCGGCCAGTTCATCAAGGACCTGTCCTTCGAAAACCCCGGCATCTTCGCCGGTCAGAATGCCCGCCCGCAGATCGAGCTGAATGTCGATCTCCAGGCCCGCCAGGTCGATACGGAAGTTTTCGAAGTCGAGCTGAAGCTGCGCGTCAGCGCCAAGAATGAAGAGCGCGCCCTGTTCCTGCTCGAGCTGGTCTATGGCGGCCTGTTCCAGTTGCACAACATCCCCGATGAAGTACGCCAGCAGGTGCTTCTGATCGAAGCCCCGCACGTGCTCTTCCCGTTTGCCCGCCGCATCGTTGCCGATGTGGTGCGCGACGGCGGCATGCCGCCCTTGATGATCGAGCCGATCGATTTCGCCGCGCTCTATCGCTCCAAGCTGGCGCAGATGCAGCAGGCCCCGGTCGCGCAGGCGTAA
- a CDS encoding MltA domain-containing protein gives MRRKSLLALGAVALLAAAGAGLWWWLNPAPGPLKLKPVTFAELPGWAAGHPADALTAFQRSCAVFAKKQDNDAVGTYAGRIADWREACATASNTKPEAARKFFESAFAPVQILAGRVEQGRFTGYYEPEIFGSRSKHGDYQTPVYGTPKGLVSVDLSLFRPSLKGEKIAGHVENGKLLPFPARAEIVSKGIDAPVLFYASDKIALFFLHIQGSGRVIFDDGTQARVAYAAQNGQPYTAIGKTLIARGVPREGMSLQVIRAWLKAHPQEADAVMNTDASYIFFELQPVGDASLGAKGAQGVPLTPLASLAVDNRIHGLGTPLYVAGDFPLGRLFIAQDIGGAIRGPIRGDVYFGYGVKAENNAGTQNQMGRYYALLPKAVAARLGAKQ, from the coding sequence GTGCGGCGGAAATCTCTTTTAGCCCTTGGTGCTGTGGCTCTGCTGGCGGCGGCTGGCGCAGGTCTGTGGTGGTGGCTGAATCCTGCGCCCGGGCCGTTGAAGCTGAAGCCCGTTACCTTCGCAGAGCTTCCCGGCTGGGCGGCCGGGCATCCCGCCGATGCGCTAACGGCCTTTCAACGCTCCTGCGCGGTCTTCGCAAAGAAACAGGATAACGACGCGGTCGGCACCTATGCTGGCCGTATTGCTGATTGGCGTGAGGCCTGTGCCACTGCTTCGAACACCAAACCCGAAGCCGCGCGAAAATTTTTCGAAAGCGCCTTCGCGCCGGTGCAGATCTTGGCTGGCCGTGTCGAACAAGGCCGCTTCACCGGCTATTACGAGCCGGAGATTTTCGGCAGCCGCAGCAAACACGGCGACTACCAAACCCCTGTCTACGGCACACCCAAAGGCCTTGTTAGTGTAGACCTTTCCTTGTTCCGCCCCTCGCTGAAAGGCGAGAAGATCGCAGGCCATGTCGAAAACGGAAAGCTCCTGCCCTTCCCTGCCCGCGCCGAAATCGTCAGCAAAGGCATTGATGCGCCGGTGCTGTTTTATGCCAGCGATAAGATCGCGTTGTTCTTTCTGCACATCCAAGGCTCAGGCCGCGTGATCTTCGATGACGGCACCCAGGCCCGTGTCGCCTATGCGGCGCAGAACGGCCAGCCTTACACCGCTATCGGCAAAACCCTGATCGCGCGCGGCGTGCCGCGTGAAGGCATGTCGCTGCAAGTGATCCGCGCCTGGCTGAAAGCCCACCCGCAAGAGGCCGATGCGGTGATGAATACCGATGCCTCTTATATTTTCTTCGAACTGCAGCCGGTGGGTGATGCCAGCCTTGGCGCCAAGGGCGCGCAAGGTGTTCCGCTCACCCCGCTCGCCAGCCTCGCCGTCGATAACCGCATTCACGGCCTTGGCACACCGCTTTATGTGGCAGGCGATTTCCCGCTCGGGCGGCTCTTCATCGCGCAGGACATCGGCGGCGCCATTCGCGGGCCTATTCGCGGCGATGTCTATTTCGGCTATGGCGTAAAAGCCGAAAACAACGCGGGCACGCAAAACCAGATGGGCCGCTATTATGCGCTTTTGCCCAAGGCGGTCGCGGCTCGGCTCGGAGCAAAACAGTGA